Genomic DNA from Anolis sagrei isolate rAnoSag1 chromosome 12, rAnoSag1.mat, whole genome shotgun sequence:
atgccctttggggtcccccTTCCAACAATTAGAGTGTTGTATGGACTCCTTTGAAGAGAGGTTGGGTGGGCCTCATGATAtagttggtctagatgacctttgggggccctTTCCAACTATTAGAACATTATAGTATTGGACTTCCTTGGAAGCAGTTGGACTTCCCTTTGAAGTGAGGCTGGATGAACATCTTTTGGGAGAGCTTTCATATAGGGTCTAGATGCCCTTGAGGGGCCTCCTTCCAACTATGGACTCCCTTTGGAAACAAGTGGACTCTCCATCGGATAgagttggatggacatctttcaggagggTTTTCGTTATATAACCaaatggtctagatgacctttggggggccCCTCTTCCAACTATTCCTCTGGAGGCCTTTCACCAGTGGCTggatggatgggcatctgtcgggagggcttcaaATGGACTTGATGGCGTTCAGGGGTCCTTTCAAATGGCACGATCCCATTCAAACACACGAGTGATGGGCTGAAACGACAGGCAAGAGAAGGCCGCTTCTTCGCACGAGGAACACTCACCGTTGTTGAGTGAAGGCTTCGTTGTAGCTACCGTCTCGTGAGACTCTGATGGAAGGCGGGGAAGAAAGGCAGAGCCGGAAGAGACAGATCAGGCCACAGCGTTCATGCAAGGCTTCCTCAAAAGTAGAGCTAACACAGAGAAGCACTAGTGCAAGCTAGAATCGTGCAACAGTCACCAACACACTTGAATGGCAAAGTCCTCCAGCAGCAGCTGCTGTGAACGATGGAGCTCTGTTCTCTTAGGGAGCATTTGGACCACTCCAAAGCACTAGTGCAAGAAGGGATTGTGATCCAGCTCTTGCTTGTGTCTATTGTGCAAGAGACGCTTGTGTGACAGAGAAGGGGAGatcattattatagttattagACCCTTGCTTGTGTCTGTTGCACAAGAGACTCTTGTGTGACAGGGACAGggagatcattattattattattattagaccctCGTTTGTGTCTGTTGCACAAGTGACTCTTGTGTGACAGAGACATCATTATTATCGTTATTAGACCCTTGCTTGTGTCTGTTGCACAAGAGACGTGTGACAGAGAAGGGGACATCATTGTTGTTATTAGACCCTCGTTTGTGTCTGTTGCACAAGTGACTCTTGTGTGACAGAGAAGGGgacatcattattgttattagatCCTTGCTTGTGTCTGTTGCACAAAAGACTCTTGTGTGACAGAGACAGGGACATCATTATTATCGTTATTAGACCCTTGCTTGTGTCTGTTGCACAAGAGACTCTTGTGTGACAGAGAAGGGGacataattattattgttgcttgTGTCTGTTGCACCCTTGCTTGTGCAACATAAAAGggcatataatagtaataattactaGGTCTTTGTTTGTGTCTGTTGCACAAGAGACCCTCGTGTGACAGGAAAGGAAAcactatcatcattattatcctaGCCTATGTCTGCTGCACAAGAGACTCTTGTGTGTCAAAGAAGAGCATATTATTATCAGGTCCTTGCTTGTGTCTGTTGTGTAAAAGACTCTCGTGCGACTGAGAAGGGgacattattatgattattatggatCCGTTGCACAAGAGAGTCTTGTGCGACAGAGAAGGAATGATTATGATAATTATGATCAGGTCCTTATTTAGGTCTGTGCACCATTGACCCTCGTACAACAGAGAAGgggacattattattactatgtccTTGCTTGGGTCTGTTGCACAACAGAGTCTTGCACAACAGAGAagggctgatgatgatgatgatgatgatgatgatgatgatgatgatgatgatcaggcCCTTGCTTGGATGTGTTGCACCAGATACCCTTGTGCGACTGAAAAGGGGACACCATCATAATTATTATCAGATCCATGCTTATGTCTGTTGCACCAGAGACCCTCGTGCGACAGAGGAGGagacattatcattattatcaggTCCTTGCTTGTGTCAGTTGCATCAAAGAACCTTGTGTGACAGACAAGCCGTCttgagtggggtataaataaggtaaataaacaaataggggGATTATTATTAGGCCCTTGGTTGGGTCTGTTGCACAAAAGACTTGTGCAACAGAGAAGGGGCATTTCTTCTTCTTATAATTAATAGGCCCTTGCTTGTGTCTGTTGCACTAGAGTCCCTCGTGTGACAAAGAAGAgcacattattattgtttattcattagCATAGTAATAACATGTCTTATACTAGTCAATGGGAGAACGGAGCTACATCGCTTGCAGCGGCTGCTGAATTGCAAAGCAGGATCAACACTCGTGATCAAAGCAACTGACCCAGGATTCCGTCCCCCAAAGCGTCTTTATCTCATTCTATCGTATTTTGTAGTACTCACCACAGAGAGCCCGCAAGGGCCGTGTGCTGGAGGCGGTGCTGATGGGATTCCTGGCTGTGCAAGAGATATTCAggttctctcccttccctctgccATCGTGGACATCCAGGGTCCTTCCAGAATGTTCCTTTTGCCCATTGGCGACCATCTGGAACGTGACCCCTTCCTCCGACTCTCCCGCTGAGCAGTCCAGCCGCCAAGTCTCATTCCCGATCGCTCTGCAATGGATTTCCACGTCTGAATCTAGCAAACGCCCTGGAAGAACATTCAAAAGAGAGCGAATGAGTTCAAAACAGGAGAAGCACCGGGAACTGAAGGCTCGACAGTAGTGGAGGCCATTCCTTTTCTGTTCCTGCTTGGAAAGtgctgtttcctgtttaattgtttggTCCTTACTTCGACAGTTGtcattctactccagaaactttgtttttgtggctaacACAATGTTGAATGAGTTGAGACTCGACAATGAGAGATTCGTTGCTAAACTGGAGCCAAATGTGCTGTAGCGGGAtgctgtccctccctccctcccacaaagacaaaATTTCTGGAGTTTAATACAATGAGTCCAAAACAGGGGAAGCCCCGGGACCTGAAGGCTCGACAGGCAGGGAGGCCATTCCTTTTCCGTTCCTGcttggaaagtgttatttcctgtttaattgtgcggtccttactttggATGTTgtcgttctactccagaaactttatttttgtggtttattattattattattattattattattattattattatttacagcatttctaccccgcccttcacaacccctggggaggggggactcagagcggctaacaaaggaAGCAATTCGATGCTACAAAtcaataacacaatataataccataaatacatagagttaaaacaatagcaattaattataaccaaattattgTAACAGTCATTAAACCAACACaatgttgaatgggttgagactcgaGAATGAGAGATTCATTGCCAAACTGGAGCCAAATGTGCTCTAGCGGGATGATGTCCCTCCCTCTCCCAAACACAAAATTTCTGGAATTTAATACAATGAGTCCAAACCAGGGGAAGCACCGGGACCTGAAGGCTCAACAGGCAGGGAGGCCATTCCTTTTCTGTTCCTGCTTGGGAAgcattatttcttgtttaattgtgcagtccttacttcgACAATTgtcgttctactccagaaactttatttttgtggctaaCACaatgttgaatgggttgagactcaacAATGAGCAATTAATTGCCAAACTGGAGccaaatgtgctatagcaggatgatgtccctccctcccacaaagacaaaATTTCTGGAATTTATTACAATGAGTCCAAAACAGGGGAAGCACCGGGACCTGAAGGCTCAACAGGCATGGAGGCCATTCCTTTTCTGTTCCTGcttggaaagtgttatttcctgtttaattgtgcggtctttactttgaatgttgttgttctactctagaaactttatttttgtagctAACACAGCGCTTAATGTGTTGAGACTCGACAATAAGAGATTCATTTCCAAACTGGAGCCAAATGTGCCTTAGAGGGAtgatgtccctccctccctcccgcaaaGACAAAATTTCTGGAGTTTAATACAGTGAGTGCAAAACAGGGGAAGCACCGGGACCTGAAGGCTAGCCGTGGAGGAAGGCAAATAACCGTATTATTTGATGGCCtttaagaaggaaagggagacccATGGACAAGGCAAGGGTCCCAAATACTCACTGAAGACTTGGAGGCGGAAGAGGAAAATTAATAGCTCTTTCTTTTGAGGGATTTGGACCTGAGCCTTGAATGTGGCCGAGTCCTCTTGTTGCAGGCGGAGGATTTCGATCTTCTTGCAGTCTTCAGAGACGTTCAGTCGCCCTTGTAAGCTTGGGAGGGTTATGATGGATAAACATTTCTCTCCCGGCTTCAAGACGCCAACGGTATCAAAAACCTTTCCCTTCGTTCTCTGCCAAGTAATTATTTCAAATGGTGAGGGAAATTCCAGCTGCAAAGCGACCGACTCCCCAAGAGTCCCGGTCACGTTTTCTACATTTTCATCTTCTTCTCCAAAAGATCCTATAAGTTCAAAAAGAACGGAGAGAATCATTTCAGACAATGGACACCCGTTGAAAAGACCCATTTTGGATTTCCAAGACCCCACAAATAATCATTTTGGAAtcccacacaaacaaacacaaccTTTCTTGGCCTCCACtgtaaaaactgcaaataaataaataaatacaccaacAAAATTATTACACAGGCCTGTacaacaagaggaagtcacagataaaaaggaAAGCATCATTAAGAGTTACTAAACTCAAGAATAAGATGTGCAACATATCAGGTAGAAAATGCTGTATTACATAGGAATGCATTGCAGGTGCCTCCAGTGTGTGGAAAAATACAGTTCTTATGGACATGTGTTCACCTTCTGAAAGGGTCAAGAAAGCAGAAATGTGGTCCTAAAAGGACAGCTGGGTCTCGCTGGATGGAGAGAtggcagatatagtatcatagagtaAGAAGAGACCTTGTCCTACCCCttcccaaaaagcaggaaaatcatattcaaagcacccctgacagatggccatccagtctctgcttcaaagcctccaccacactccggggcagagagttccactgtcagCATTCTCATTGCCATGTGCTTGTTCTCTGCCATCTTTGTCTCTGCCATGATTTCTCTGCTACTGTAATCCATCACCAACCTGGATGTGCGAGCGTCTTGCTATGGTTGTGAGTATCTCCATATACTGTTAGCAGGCCTCTAAATAGTTATATATAGCAATGACTGAAGAATCAACCTCCAAAGGAGTTTAGGTGAAAGCCGGAGCTCAAGGGTGCTTACTCAAGGGCAGATGTTGGGGtattaaatctctgctaactgtgaccaagactctgcaacaGTTTCACAATTTTTTTCCACAATTTTTAATTGTTTGGAAGATACCAGATTTTATAACACTCTTGTGAAAAAAATTACCAAGTTTCGTCTGTAGATTATCctatttaaagaaagaaagaatggtgAAGTATTTCACCAGAGACTAAGTCACGAGAACAAATCCTTTTGGAGCGTcccatgtgttttgttttgtgtcttttgtgtgtcaggagctacttgagaaactgcaagtcgcttctgttgtaaTATTATTGaggttcgggtttgggtttgagcctgccacttttggactctcgcttgctggggtgttccagcgagtgtctctgtagatcttagaaaactatttcttgatttaagtcgttgacgtgctggctgatacccaaacaagggatgagctggagatgtctctgccttggtcctttcactattggctgctacttcctggcggatgtcaggtggtgcaatacccgtggtgtagggcgcagacaccccgtgataatgcggcatgtctcattaagagccacatccactgttttagcgtggtgagatgtgttccacactgggcatgcgtactcagcagcagagtagcctagcgtaagggcagatgtcttcactgtgtctggttgtgatccccaggctgtgccagtcagctttcgtatgatattgtttctagcgcccactttttgcttgatgttcaggcagtgcttcttgtaggtcagagcatggtccagagtgactcctcccagggatttgggtgcgctgcaatgctccagtgggattcctgcccaggtaataatcctcagagctcgggatgcttgtctgttcttcaggtgaaaggcacatgtctgtgttttagatgggttggggatcagctgcttttccctgtaataggcagtaagggcacctagagcttcggagagcttctgttcaaccatctcaaagctccctgcttgagcggtgatggcacgatcatcagcatagatgaagctctctgtcccttctggcagtggctggtcatttgtgtcgatgttgaacgtggatggagcaagcatgctcccctgaggcaggccgttcttctgtttccgccatctgcttctctggccctgggactcaacaaaaaagctcctgttcggtagctgatttccttgagtggtgatggcacgatcatcagcatagatgaagctctctgtcccttctggccgtggctggtcatttgggtagatgttgaacatggatggagcaagcacgctcccctgaggcaggccgttcttctgtttccgccatctgcttctttggccctggaactcaacaaaaaagctcctgttttgtagcaggtttcctctgaggcgggtgagctggtcgtcctttgtgatactatacatttttctcaggaggaggcggtggtggttcacagtctcataggctgctgacaggtctatgaagacagttcctgtgatccccagtgattttggccatgaaagagTTTCATGAGTGGTTTGATCTGTCTCAATGCATAGCATGGGTCTACCGTATTTTGCAATTTTAATTGCAGGCTTAGGCCATCCGACAAAGCCTGGAATTTGGATTGGTTGTTCTGAAGCAAATAACCAAGTTTCCTGCAGGGCGACAATTGAGTTCTCAGCCGGAAAGTCTTGCAGTTGGAAGAGATTGttattgcattgcattttattttattttattttttgccttgtctttcactcgtattttgaaatggtcatatgactgggttgttgtaggtttttctgggctatatggccatgttctagaagcattctctcctgatgtttcgcctacatctatggcaagcatcctcagaggatgcttgccatagatgcaggcgaaacgtcaggagagaatgcttctagaacatggctgtatagcccgaaaaccaacaacccagtgattccaaccatgaaagccttcaacaatctaagggtcatatgactggtcaaataaataaattataatgatGATTAATGTgcgtgtgaatgctgagtaacaatgtaattcccctttgtttgtttgtttgttagccagtGTAACTGTGGGTTGTTTGTGAATCCAATggagttgcatagaatctgtatgtctaaagTCATtccttattattaatttattattattataccccttCTCTTACTAGAAaattgtaattaaaagaacctatgcttcaaagttattgaaaagttattcataacagtgCAACACAGGagggaactattattattattattattattattttactgacacaaaaacacagtatatcacagcaataataataataattaataataatatattattattaattcattattattattattattttactgacacaaaaacacagtatgtcacagcaataataataataattaataataatatattattattaattcattattattattattattttactgacacaaaaacacagtatgtcacagcaataataataataattaataataataatatattattaattcattattattattattattttactgacacaaaaacacagtatgtcacagcaataataataataataaatataataatataatataattattatattatgttataatataatattattatattattaataattattataattgctgtgacatactgtgtttttgtgtcagtaaaataataataataaattaataattattatattattatattatattattatatttattattattattattgctgcgacatactgtatttttgtcagtaaaataataataataaattaataattattatattatattattatatttattattattattgctgtgacaaactgtgttttcatttattattattattttactgacacaaaaacacagtatatcacagcaataataataataaatatattataatataataataattattaatattattattttactgacacaaaaagacagtatatcacagcaataacaataatgataaataatattataataatataatataatataattattaatttattattattttactgacaaaaacacagtatgtcacagcaataataattattaataatgtaataatgggggtggtgacggccgacagggagctctggcgtgggctggtccatgagatcacgaagagtcggagacgactgaatgaacgaacaacaacaacaaatattattattattattattattattattattattattattaaattattattattattttactgacacaaaaacacagtatgtcacagcaataataataataataataatataattattattaattaatttattattattattattattattttactgacacaaaaacacagtatgtcacagcaataataataataattaataatataatataataataattaaattattattattattattattattattattattattatgaggcccTTGCTTGTGTCTCTTGCACAAGAGACCCTCGTGTGTTGAAATAAGCCCCGAGTTGCACAAGTCTTGCGCATCATGCTGGGCATTGCACTTCCTTCGGCTGGATTTCGGCCACTTCCTCATCCTTCTCAGGTGGGCATATTATGGGATGTTTTGCAGAGAATGGACAGACAAGGCGGATCCGCTCCGGGTTGTAGTCCAAACTTGAAAGTGGATCCACCGAAGCGGCTTAGAATAAATCCCCAAAGCAGAGTCACTGCCCGATTGACCCTTTTTGAGCAatatgttgtgggtttttttccccagtaAATGAAAAGAGAAGTGAGATGTCTGAGAGCGAACACGAGttcctcctttttgccttgtgaCTGCGTGCAGTGCTCTCCCAAAATAAGCTTTAGCTGCGCAGTCATGCAAGAAACACGGCATTTCCCTGCAGCCTGTGACAACCTCCATCATTCTGTCCCTTGCCACAcggtgctgtggcccagtctgtttatatgttctatgtgagtgtgtatatatgtgtattttcgtatatatatgtggttttgcacatgcgttgtaatgtattttttattttttggctttttaagtctcttctgctatatttatgtatttatattctggATTTCCCCCTTGAAGGGACCTCAAGGCTTTCCATCTGGGCCGGGAGATAAGCAAcggcttccttctctccttccttctgaggTAGGGACGCCGTGGCCACAATGGAAGGGATCGAGAAAGTATCAAAAACTACAGGCCAATATCTCTACTAAATTGAGATTACAAATTGTTTAGTTATATAATAGGAGAAAGATTCAAAATATGTTTAGCAAATTGGATTAAAGAAGAACAAATGGGTTTTCTCCCAAATAGACATCAAAGGGAGAATGTCAGAACCATCATCAATCTTATAGAATATTATGAAAAGAAGATCTGGCCCTGGATGCTGAAAAAGCATTCGATAATGTCAATtgggattctttttttaaatcatcGATCTTATAGAATATTATGAAAAGGAGATCCAGAAGGAAAAAATGTTTCTGGCCCTGGATGCTGAAAAAGCATTCGATAATGTCAATTGggattattttttcaaattactcatgaaaaataaaaatgaaataaaaataaaatggcttccttctctctttccctcttgggAAACCCAGCCTCTCCCAATAGACACAAGCAAAGAGTGATCCGGGGACGCCGTTGCCCCAATGGAGGGGGGCctgactagatggcccttagccACATTAACAGAATAAGGGTGACCTTGGAAAGTGGTGGATtcgcccttctttggaggccctGAAAGCGAGACTCAGTGGGCACCTTTCATTCATTctgaattataataattaattccACCTGTAatgaatgattttgtcatttgggagttgtagttgctgggatttatagttcacctacaatcaaagagcattctgaactccaccaatgatggaattgggccaaacttggcacacagttctcccatgaccaagagaaaatactggaagggtttggtgggcattgaccttgagtttgggagttgtagttcacctacatccagagagcgctgtggactcaaaacagtgatggatctggaccaaacttggcacaaatactcaatatgcccaaatatgaacactggcggagtttggggaaaatagaccttgacatttgggagttgtagttgctgggatttgtagtccacctacaattatagagcattctgaaccccaccaatgatagaattgggccaaacttaccatagagaacccccatgaccaacagaaaatactgtgatttctgatgacctttggcgacccctctggtaccctctcacgacccctccgggggtcgcgacccccaggttgagaaaaactgcggATTAATTCTTCGTCTTATTGATCCTAGTTATCAATCCTGCGCAGGTCGAAaggatgggttggactagatgacctttaggggacCCCCGCCGTCCCTTTTCCAATGTTAGCATGGCCTTTTTTGGTGAGAAAGCGGAGGAAGACTTACCACCGGCGACGAAGGCAAGCCAGAGAGGAAGCCACGGAGAGCGAAGGGTTTGCATTTCCCTTTCTGCGTCTTGCTCCCTTCTGTTGAGAAACCGATAAGTGTTTGAAGATCCCCCTTCCCTGACTCCGTTTagctcctccccccctccccccccccaaaaaaagagccATAACTCATAGAATCcgagaatccaagagttggaggagacctcctgggccatcatccagtccaaccccattctaccaagaagcaggaatattgcattcaaagcacccccgacagatggccatccagcctctgcttaaaagcttccaaagaaggagcctccaccacaccacagagagttccactgctgaacggctctcacagtcaggaagttcttcctcatgttcaggtggaatctcctttcctgcagttccattgcgtcctagtctctagggaagcagaacacaagcttgctccctcctcctccctgtggcttcctctcacatatttatacatggctatcatatctcctctcagccttctcttcttcaggctaaacatgcccagctccttaagccactcctcatagggcttgttctccagacccttgatcattttagtcgccctcctctggacacattccagcttagagtcaatatctctcttgaattgtgttgcccagaattggacacaatattccaagtaaagtggtctaaccaaggcggaatagagcatggggagcaggacttccctggattctagacactatagaggccaaaatcccattggctttttttgctgccacatcacattcctggctcatgttctccttcctccccacgaggactccaagatcttttccacacgtcctgctctcgagccaggcctcatcgtcccccattcggtctctttgcatttggtttttcctgcctaagtggagtatcttgcatttgtcactgttgaacttcattttgttagttttggtgaATCATCTCTCTTtggtcctgctcctgtcctctgaagtcttggctctccctccccatttggtcccgtctgcaaacttgatgatcctgccttctagcccttcatctaagaagtcatgaatgaagatcctgagcaggaccgggcccggacggaaccctgcggatggcactccactcgtcacttctttccaggatgaagagaggaagccttggggagaatcaccctctgggttcgtccatttaaccaattccagatccacctcaccatagctTTGTGGAAATGGAAAGACACCATTAATGTGACTTATTTCTGACTCTCCGTACAGTTGGGAAGTTCTCCCTCAAACAGAGTAATCAAATACTCGGCAGACACTcggactgagtcacacaggagagagcgACGTGGATTCTTACGTCCTCTTTCTCTTTGGCTAGGAATGCTGAACCATCTCTATGTAGcaggcctctgcttcaaagcctccaaagaaggagcctccaccacactccttggagagttccactggtgaacagctctcccagtctggaagttcttcctcgtgttcaggtgggatctcctttcttgtcgtttgaaggaACAAAATCCATAATGTAGAAGCCATCAAAGCACCtcccacagatggccatgcagcctctgcttcaaagcccccaaagaaggagcctccaccacaatccgaggcagagagttccactgctgaacagctctcacaatcatagaatcctagagttgggagagacctcctgggtcatcatccagtccaaccccattctgctaagaagcaggaaaatcacattcaaagcactcccaacagatggccatccagcctctgtttcaaagcttccaaagaaggagcttccaccacactccggggcagagagttccactgctgaacggctctcacagtcaggaagttcttcctcatgttcaggtggagtctcctttcctgcagttccattgcgtcctagtctccagggaagtagaaaacaagcttgcttctcttcttcaggctaaacacgcccagctctttaagccgctccttatagggcttgttctccagacccttgatcctttgatttgccctcttcctctggacacagtattccaacttaagagtcaacatctcccttcaattgtgtgatccagacgtggtctaaccaaggtggaagagagcatggggagcaggacttctccTAGATctatagaggccaaaatcccattggcttcacatttaacttgttgtccacgaggactgccAAGATCCTTTCCACACGTCGTGCTCTCGagccaatcctccccaaacccttcCTGGATGACCAATTGGCCacgttgagtctgtgtgccaaatgtggtccagatccgaTGTCAGCTGGGTTCTGGGCTCTCTAGAAaagggtgaactacgactcccatatgccaaggacaatcacccccaaacccgctccgagtcccctagCGAAgagggacgggatataaataaagattattatgtttatcactagccgtcccctgccacgcgttgctgtggcccagtctgtgtatatgggctttgtgtgtgtatgtgtg
This window encodes:
- the LOC132764545 gene encoding SLAM family member 9-like produces the protein MQTLRSPWLPLWLAFVAGGSFGEEDENVENVTGTLGESVALQLEFPSPFEIITWQRTKGKVFDTVGVLKPGEKCLSIITLPSLQGRLNVSEDCKKIEILRLQQEDSATFKAQVQIPQKKELLIFLFRLQVFRRLLDSDVEIHCRAIGNETWRLDCSAGESEEGVTFQMVANGQKEHSGRTLDVHDGRGKGENLNISCTARNPISTASSTRPLRALCESHETVATTKPSLNNGKEGRRNVILGVLIPIVLIVIAVCGVVLCCHSRRKKASSGLGASPAEPEECKSIYAQVGEVFQDQDVQSSRPRTAPQKKKPQASQTIYTTVEHPPKTNLLQTDDEKMGKGRRREEGAEKTVYSEITKSSESEDQSLKTVYETVKNPQPPKMQEII